The nucleotide sequence CTCCGGATCGAGCCCGGGGCGGCCGGCCTGTACGAGGCCGAGCTGCGCGGTCCCGGCCAGCCCAGCACCCAGGTGACGACGGCCGACAACCTGGCCGTGCTGGATCTGCGTTCCCCGTCCCAGCGGGGCATGCTGGCCCGCAACCGCGGCAACGACTGGCGGCTCCGGCTCAACACGTCGATGGCCTGGCGGCTCGACGTCTCCGCCGGGGCGGTCACCGCCGACCTCGACCTGCGCGAGCTGAACCTGCGCGGGGTCAGCGTCCAGTCGGGCGTGTCCCGCCTGGCCGTCCGGCTCGGCCAGCCCGCCGCCGAGGTCCCGGTCGACCTGCAGCTCTCGACCGGCCTGGTCGACCTCTACCTGCCGAAGACGGCCACCGTCGAGGTGCGGGTCGACGGGCTCAGCGTCGACAACTTCCGCGACGCCGGCCTGACCCGCGACGCCGACGCCTGGCGGGCCGAGGGCAGCGCCCAGGGCCGCCATGTCATCAGCATCCGCACCTCAGGGGCCCGCCTCCGCATCCACCGGGGGTAGCCCGACGGGCGGCCCGCCCGTCGGCGTCTACGGATCGTCGGCCGAACGGCCGACTCCATGGCCTCTGTTGTCAGTTCCCGGCGGCGACGGAGGCCGGGAGACCGCCGCGCCGGTCCTCGGGGTCGCCGCCGGCGGCCCAGGGCCGGCGCCAGTCGGGGGCCGGGAACGGGTCGGCGAAGTAGAGCGTCTCCCGCTCGATCTTGTCCCCGCGGAACTGGAGGATCTTCACGACGCTGACCGGCGCGCCGCCGTCGTAGCGCAGCCCGGTCTCGGCGACCCACAGGTCGCCGCCGCCCCGCAGCTCCCGCGGCTCGAACTCGAGCCGGGCCGGGTACTGCTGGCGCCAGGCGGTGAAGCTCGCCTTGCCCTGGAACCGCTCGCCCGACTGGGGGAACTCCAGGACGGCGTCGTCGTGGTAGAAGTCGGCCGCCTTCTCCTCGTTGGGCCCGCCGGTGTACGTCCACTGCGTCACCAGCAGGTCGCGGACCTGGTCGTAGTTCACGGGGTGCTCCTTGTCGGCTGGGTGGCGAGGCCGGGGACGAGCGCGGTGATCTCGGCCGGGAGCGGCTCCAGGTCGACGATCGGCAGCTCGCGCCGGAGGTAGGCGGGGTCGAGGGCGCGGTGGCCGGTGGCCCGGGCCACGGGGGCCAGCAGCCCGGACAGGGCCCGCTGGACCGGCCGGGGCGGGCTGGTGAAGCGCATGGTGTCGGCGAACTCCCGGGCCAGCACGGCGGCCTGCAGCGGCTTCGGCCTCCCCTTGGCGTCGGTGCGGCCGTCCTGGGCGGTGAGGAAGAGCTGGCGGATCAGCTGGACCAGGCGCTCGCCCGGCTGCACCTCGACCACGACGCGGACCTCCTCGCCGGAGGCGTTCCAGAAGTCGTGGGCCACGCCGGGGGGCGATCTGGAACCGGGTCCCGGGGCCGGCCCGCCGGTCGCGGCCGTGGTGGCGCACGGCGAGCTGGCCCCGGACGACGGTGAAGGCCTCGGTGATGACCGGGTGGACGTGCTCCCCGGCGACCCTTCCGCCCGGGCTCAGGTACAGGTCGACCACCAGCAGGTGGCCGTTGGCCCCGGTGGGCGTGACCCGCACGACCCCGCGCTCTCCGGTGACCGGGCTCGTACAGCTCGCCGACGATGGCTGCCGGGCCGCCCATGATGCGCTCCTTGGCATGGTGCCGGGTGAGGTCGAGGCGGTAGGCGAGGATCGGGACGGACCGGACCCCGCCGAGCCGGAGCCGGCGGGTGGCGTCGAAGTCGTAGGCCGGGTCGCGCCGGAAGCCCATCGCCTCGTACAGGGCCACCGCGGCCGTCATGAACCCGCCGGTGTGGAGGGTGAGGGCGGGCGCGCCGGCGGCCAGGGCCCGCCGCCGGCAGGCCTCGACCAGGGCCCGGCCGATGCCCAGCCCGCGGGCCGAGGGCTCCACCCCGAGGGCGCGCAGCCCGGCCCACCCGGACGGCCACCCGAGCCCCTCGGTGGCGGCGTCGTCGTACCAGGTGACCGTGCCCACGACCCGCCCGCCGTGCTCGGCGACCAGCAGCCGGCCGTTCCCCAAGCGCTCCTCGACGTCGAGGATCTCGGCCAGGTAGCGGCCGAGGACGGCCGGGGGCAGGGCCATGGCGTACTCCTGGTAGGCGGCCAGGAGCACCCGCCGGACGGCCGGCAGGTCGGACCCACCGGCGTCGCGGACCTCGACGCCGGCCGGGCTCAGGGCGGTGGACATCGTGCCCCGACCGTAGCGGCGCCCCGGCCGGGGCACATCGGCAATCGCTGCCTATCTACGCCCCGAGGTCGGCGGCGGCGCGGGCGGCCTCCCGGCGCGACCCGACGTTCAGCCTGGACAGGATGGCGGCGACGTGATGGTCGACGGTGCGGACCGAGACCACCAGGCGGTCGGCGATCTCGGCGTTGGTCAGGCCCTCGGCGAGCAGCTGCAGGACCTCGAGCTGGCGGTCGGTGAGGCCGGCCGGGTTGGCCCGGGTCCGGGGCCGGGGGCGGCGGGGGAGGTGGGTGACGCCGAGGCGCCGCAGCTCCCGGCGGACCAGGTTGGCGGCGGCCACGGCGCCGAGTCGGTCGAGGGCCCCTGCCGCCTCCAGCAGCTCCGCCTGGCGGCCCGAGGCGGCCAGCTCCAGGGCGTGCTCGTAGGGGGCGCCGAGCGACCGCCACAGCTCGGCCGCGGC is from Actinomycetota bacterium and encodes:
- a CDS encoding nuclear transport factor 2 family protein codes for the protein MNYDQVRDLLVTQWTYTGGPNEEKAADFYHDDAVLEFPQSGERFQGKASFTAWRQQYPARLEFEPRELRGGGDLWVAETGLRYDGGAPVSVVKILQFRGDKIERETLYFADPFPAPDWRRPWAAGGDPEDRRGGLPASVAAGN
- a CDS encoding GNAT family N-acetyltransferase; amino-acid sequence: MSTALSPAGVEVRDAGGSDLPAVRRVLLAAYQEYAMALPPAVLGRYLAEILDVEERLGNGRLLVAEHGGRVVGTVTWYDDAATEGLGWPSGWAGLRALGVEPSARGLGIGRALVEACRRRALAAGAPALTLHTGGFMTAAVALYEAMGFRRDPAYDFDATRRLRLGGVRSVPILAYRLDLTRHHAKERIMGGPAAIVGELYEPGHRRARGRAGHAHRGQRPPAGGRPVPEPGRKGRRGARPPGHHRGLHRRPGPARRAPPRPRPAGRPRDPVPDRPPAWPTTSGTPPARRSASWSRCSRASAWSS